Proteins found in one Perca fluviatilis chromosome 9, GENO_Pfluv_1.0, whole genome shotgun sequence genomic segment:
- the foxd3 gene encoding forkhead box protein D3: protein MTLSGGSERASDMSGQTVLTAEDVDIDVVGEGDEEGMERVDSDCDSPVGGILHDLRGEAGDEEDEIEVEKEEMRSGGGSPCCESSGEGETGTGKGEGQDQSATGGGIQKPKNSLVKPPYSYIALITMSILQSPQKKLTLSGICEFISSRFPYYREKFPAWQNSIRHNLSLNDCFVKIPREPGNPGKGNYWTLDPASEDMFDNGSFLRRRKRFKRVQPDMLRDQTALMMQSFGAYSLGGPYGRHYGIHPAYSHPAALQYPYIPPVGPMLPPGVPLLSSAELNRKAFNSHLSPSLQLQLNSLSTASMIKSEPSNRPSFSIENIIGVSSASSVSPGAAFLRPPVTVQSALLSAQSLSLSRTSAAIAPILSVPSNILSGHVLPSAAAAAAAVSKWPSQ, encoded by the coding sequence ATGACCCTGTCTGGAGGCAGCGAACGAGCCAGCGACATGTCCGGCCAAACTGTGCTCACGGCGGAGGACGTGGATATCGACGTGGTGGGCGAGGGAGACGAGGAGGGCATGGAGAGGGTGGACAGCGACTGCGACAGCCCGGTGGGAGGCATCCTGCACGACCTCCGAGGAGAAGCAGGCGACGAGGAAGATGAGATCGAGGTGGAGAAGGAGGAGATGAGGTCCGGTGGAGGGAGTCCGTGCTGCGAGAGCTCCGGGGAGGGAGAGACGGGCACCGGAAAGGGAGAGGGTCAAGACCAGAGCGCAACGGGAGGGGGGATCCAGAAGCCCAAAAACAGCCTGGTAAAGCCGCCTTACTCCTACATCGCCCTCATCACCATGTCCATCCTCCAGAGCCCGCAGAAAAAGCTCACCCTCAGCGGGATCTGCGAGTTCATCAGCAGCCGTTTCCCGTATTACCGAGAAAAGTTCCCGGCGTGGCAAAACTCCATTCGCCACAACTTGTCCCTCAACGACTGCTTTGTGAAAATCCCCCGGGAACCTGGCAACCCCGGCAAGGGCAACTACTGGACCCTGGATCCCGCTTCGGAGGACATGTTCGACAACGGCAGCTTCctcaggaggaggaaaaggtTCAAGAGAGTTCAGCCGGACATGCTCAGGGACCAGACCGCTCTAATGATGCAAAGTTTCGGTGCGTACAGCCTTGGGGGCCCGTACGGGAGGCACTACGGGATCCACCCGGCTTATTCCCATCCGGCGGCTTTGCAGTACCCGTACATCCCCCCTGTAGGTCCCATGCTGCCCCCGGGCGTCCCTCTCCTGTCCTCGGCGGAGCTGAACAGAAAAGCGTTTAACTCCCATCTCAGCCCGAGTCTTCAACTTCAGCTCAACAGTCTGAGCACAGCGTCCATGATCAAATCCGAGCCTTCAAACAGACCGTCTTTTAGTATAGAGAACATCATCGGCGTCTCCAGCGCCTCCTCGGTCTCACCGGGCGCTGCTTTCCTGCGGCCTCCGGTGACCGTTCAGTCGGCCCTGCTGAGCGCGCAGTCCCTCTCTCTGAGCCGGACCTCCGCCGCTATCGCTCCCATCCTCAGTGTACCGTCAAATATCCTTTCTGGACATGTTTTACCCTCagcagcggcggcggcggcggcagtGTCCAAATGGCCTTCACAATGA